A window of Gemmatimonadota bacterium contains these coding sequences:
- a CDS encoding enoyl-CoA hydratase-related protein, whose product MSGEPPAPSAAIVTTVEDNVGWIRIARPERLNAFADDMRDRLEEALAGLDADARVRCVVITGTGRAFSTGGDVHTMARLLEADDRDGFDRLVRAGARVIERLDAMRTPVIAALNGVAAGAGACLALACDMRLAAESAAIGFGFARVGLHPDWGGTYFLPRLVGPALAAELVYTGAMVSAERAERLGLVNRVVAAEDLEAAARALAGEIAARPADVIASARASLRASLARSLEEALEVERAAQARAFASPDAREGMAAFLEKRAPSFNREGQP is encoded by the coding sequence TTGAGCGGGGAGCCCCCCGCGCCGTCCGCGGCGATCGTCACGACCGTCGAAGACAACGTCGGCTGGATCCGCATCGCCCGCCCGGAGCGGCTGAACGCTTTCGCGGACGACATGCGCGATCGCCTGGAGGAGGCGCTCGCCGGGCTGGACGCCGACGCCCGCGTCCGCTGCGTGGTGATCACGGGCACCGGGCGCGCGTTCTCCACCGGCGGCGACGTCCACACCATGGCGCGCCTGCTCGAGGCCGACGACCGCGACGGGTTCGACCGGCTCGTGCGCGCGGGGGCGCGCGTCATCGAGCGACTGGACGCCATGCGCACCCCGGTCATAGCGGCGCTGAACGGCGTCGCGGCCGGCGCGGGCGCGTGCCTCGCGCTGGCGTGCGACATGCGCTTGGCCGCCGAGAGCGCCGCCATCGGCTTCGGCTTCGCGCGCGTGGGGCTGCACCCGGACTGGGGCGGCACCTACTTCCTGCCGCGCCTGGTGGGGCCGGCGCTCGCCGCGGAGCTGGTCTACACGGGGGCGATGGTGAGCGCGGAGCGCGCCGAGCGCCTGGGGCTCGTGAACAGGGTGGTCGCGGCCGAGGACCTCGAGGCCGCTGCGCGCGCGCTCGCGGGGGAGATCGCCGCCCGGCCGGCGGACGTGATCGCGTCCGCCCGCGCCTCCCTGCGCGCCAGCCTCGCGCGTTCGCTCGAGGAAGCGCTGGAGGTGGAGCGCGCCGCCCAGGCCAGGGCGTTCGCGTCGCCCGACGCGCGCGAGGGCATGGCCGCCTTTCTGGAAAAGCGTGCGCCGAGCTTCAACCGGGAAGGCCAGCCGTGA
- a CDS encoding enoyl-CoA hydratase/isomerase family protein — protein sequence MAEATLAQEQKILVGYEVRDGVALITLDDPPANTYTHEMMRQLDEAIVKARFDDDVWVLVLTGAGEKFFSAGANIGMLQEVTSGFKYCFCLHANETLNRLEHTPKLVIAALNGHTVGGGLEIAMAADLRIARKDGGKMGLPEVNLGVLPGTGGTQRLARIIGKSRAIEVMATGELFDFEKAESYGLVNQIWEAESGEEFMGKVLEYAARFAPPNMAAKAVGHIKRAVQSGAEVPFESGLAIERELQQLLFQSDDAREGLAAYSEKRKPEFSGR from the coding sequence ATGGCGGAGGCCACTTTGGCGCAGGAACAGAAAATCCTCGTCGGCTACGAGGTTCGCGACGGCGTGGCGTTGATCACCCTGGATGATCCGCCCGCAAACACGTACACGCACGAGATGATGCGCCAGCTGGACGAGGCCATCGTCAAGGCGCGCTTCGACGACGACGTGTGGGTGTTGGTGTTGACCGGAGCCGGCGAGAAGTTCTTCTCCGCCGGCGCCAACATCGGCATGCTGCAGGAGGTCACCTCGGGCTTCAAGTACTGCTTCTGCCTGCACGCCAACGAGACGCTCAACCGGCTCGAGCACACCCCCAAGCTGGTGATCGCGGCTCTGAACGGGCACACCGTGGGCGGGGGCCTGGAAATCGCCATGGCAGCCGACCTCCGGATCGCCCGTAAGGACGGGGGCAAGATGGGACTGCCCGAGGTGAACCTGGGCGTGCTGCCGGGCACCGGTGGAACCCAGCGGCTGGCGCGCATCATCGGCAAGTCGCGCGCGATCGAGGTGATGGCCACGGGCGAGCTCTTCGACTTCGAGAAGGCCGAGAGCTACGGGCTCGTGAACCAGATCTGGGAAGCCGAGTCCGGCGAGGAGTTCATGGGCAAGGTGCTCGAGTACGCCGCCAGGTTCGCGCCGCCCAACATGGCCGCCAAGGCCGTCGGCCACATCAAGCGCGCCGTGCAGAGCGGCGCCGAGGTGCCGTTCGAGTCCGGATTGGCGATCGAGCGCGAATTGCAGCAACTGCTCTTCCAGAGCGACGACGCCCGCGAGGGGTTGGCCGCCTACAGCGAGAAGCGCAAGCCCGAGTTCTCGGGCCGCTAG
- a CDS encoding 3-hydroxyacyl-CoA dehydrogenase family protein, which yields MRSVAVVGAGTMGHGIAQVSALAGFDTTLVDVSEELVDDGLARIRANLDKGVARGKVDAAARTAALANLSGSTDADAAAAAADVVVEAVPERFDLKSGLLERLAAAAPPTAIIATNTSSLSVTDLQRRTGAPGRVVGLHFFNPVHIMALVEVVRGADTDESVVDAAATWARALGKEPIVVVDAPGFASSRLGIVLGLEAMRMLEQGVASAADIDKAMELGYRHPMGPLRLTDLVGLDVRLDIARYLHERLGSEAFRPPAILERMVADGRLGKKSGQGFYDWSEA from the coding sequence ATCCGGAGCGTGGCGGTCGTGGGCGCCGGCACCATGGGGCACGGCATCGCCCAGGTGTCGGCGCTGGCCGGCTTCGACACCACACTGGTGGACGTCTCCGAAGAGCTGGTCGACGACGGCCTCGCGCGGATACGCGCGAACCTGGACAAGGGCGTCGCGCGCGGGAAGGTGGACGCGGCGGCGCGCACCGCCGCGCTCGCGAACCTGTCCGGCTCCACCGACGCCGACGCCGCGGCGGCCGCAGCGGACGTGGTTGTGGAGGCCGTGCCGGAGCGCTTCGACTTGAAGAGCGGTCTGCTCGAACGGCTCGCCGCCGCGGCTCCGCCGACCGCGATCATCGCCACCAACACGTCCAGCCTCAGCGTCACCGACCTGCAGAGGCGGACCGGCGCACCCGGCCGCGTCGTGGGGCTGCACTTCTTCAACCCCGTGCACATCATGGCGCTCGTGGAGGTGGTGCGCGGGGCGGACACCGACGAGTCCGTCGTGGACGCGGCGGCCACGTGGGCGCGCGCCCTGGGCAAGGAGCCCATCGTGGTGGTCGACGCGCCCGGCTTTGCGTCCTCGCGGCTGGGCATAGTGCTGGGTCTGGAGGCGATGCGCATGCTCGAGCAGGGGGTGGCCAGCGCGGCCGACATCGACAAGGCCATGGAGCTGGGGTACCGGCACCCCATGGGGCCGCTCAGGCTGACGGACCTGGTCGGGCTGGACGTGCGCCTGGACATCGCCCGCTACCTGCACGAGAGACTCGGCTCCGAGGCGTTTCGTCCGCCCGCCATCCTCGAGCGCATGGTGGCTGACGGGCGCCTGGGCAAGAAATCCGGACAGGGGTTCTACGACTGGAGCGAGGCGTGA
- a CDS encoding acetyl-CoA C-acyltransferase — translation MREAWIVDAVRTPVGRHGGALAAVRPDDLAARAVSALVERTGVDPEAVDDVILGCTNQAGEDNRNVARMAGLLAGLPVGVPGRTVNRLCGSGLQAINDAFHAIRAGEGDAFVAGGVESMSRAPWVMMKPAGGWPRGAPPVEDSVLGWRFVNPAMPERWTVGLGVTAENVAEKYGVSREAQDAFALESQRRAAAAQAAGSFAAELIPVHVPQRRGAPVIVDVDEHPRPEVTLERLAQLPPVFRAGGTVTAGNSSGLNDGAAALLVVSDGFAKSHGMRPLAHIISSAVAGVEPDCMGIGPIPAGRGALERAGVAAADLAAVELNEAFAAQSLPCIEGLGLDPERVNPNGGAIALGHPLGCSGAKILTTLVHELRRRGGGHGLATMCIGVGQGIATVVEGVA, via the coding sequence GTGAGAGAGGCCTGGATCGTGGACGCGGTGCGCACGCCGGTGGGCCGGCACGGCGGCGCGCTGGCGGCGGTGCGCCCGGACGACCTGGCGGCGCGCGCGGTGAGCGCCCTGGTGGAGCGGACGGGCGTCGACCCCGAGGCCGTGGACGACGTCATCCTCGGCTGTACCAACCAGGCCGGCGAGGACAACCGCAACGTCGCGCGCATGGCGGGCCTACTCGCGGGGCTGCCCGTGGGCGTGCCCGGGCGAACCGTCAACCGGCTGTGCGGATCTGGGCTACAGGCGATCAACGACGCCTTCCACGCCATCCGCGCCGGCGAGGGCGACGCATTCGTGGCGGGCGGCGTGGAGTCCATGAGCCGCGCCCCGTGGGTGATGATGAAGCCCGCGGGGGGCTGGCCGCGCGGGGCGCCGCCCGTGGAGGACAGCGTGCTCGGCTGGCGCTTCGTGAACCCGGCGATGCCCGAGCGCTGGACCGTCGGCCTCGGCGTGACCGCCGAGAACGTGGCCGAAAAGTACGGCGTCTCGCGTGAAGCCCAGGACGCGTTCGCGCTGGAAAGCCAGCGACGAGCCGCGGCGGCCCAGGCGGCGGGCTCTTTCGCCGCCGAGTTGATCCCGGTTCACGTGCCCCAGCGCAGAGGCGCGCCCGTCATCGTCGACGTCGACGAGCACCCCAGGCCCGAGGTCACCCTCGAGAGGCTGGCCCAACTGCCCCCTGTGTTCCGCGCGGGCGGAACCGTGACGGCCGGCAATTCCTCCGGCCTGAACGACGGCGCCGCGGCGCTCCTGGTGGTCTCTGACGGATTTGCTAAATCCCATGGCATGAGGCCGTTGGCCCACATCATCTCCAGTGCCGTCGCAGGTGTGGAGCCGGACTGCATGGGCATCGGGCCGATCCCCGCGGGCCGCGGGGCCCTGGAGCGCGCGGGGGTGGCGGCGGCGGACCTGGCGGCGGTGGAGCTGAACGAGGCGTTCGCGGCGCAGTCGCTGCCCTGCATCGAGGGCCTCGGGCTGGACCCCGAGCGGGTCAACCCCAACGGCGGAGCCATCGCGCTGGGTCATCCGCTGGGGTGCTCGGGCGCAAAGATCCTGACCACGCTGGTTCACGAGCTGCGCCGGCGAGGCGGCGGACACGGCCTGGCGACCATGTGCATCGGCGTCGGCCAGGGCATCGCCACCGTCGTGGAGGGCGTCGCTTGA
- a CDS encoding aldehyde dehydrogenase family protein, translating to MADVIAAPPRSAGGGQYIGGEWGDASGPSFDVLNPATGDNVDRIAAASAGDVDAAVSAAREALAGPWAAMDALDRGTLLWRIADAIEARADDLAALETLDNGKPLREAAIDIRLVVDVFRYFAGWAGKLSGQTIPVRGKALNYTTLEPVGVVAAIVPWNFPLSIATWKVAPALACGNAVVLKPAEQTPLTALELAAIAAEAGLPAGALNVVNGPGESTGAALVAHPGVDKIAFTGSTEVGRIIMRSAAESLTQVSLELGGKSPNIVFADADLKAASRGAFNGIFYNAGQCCTAGSRLIVHASAKDQLLEFLRERVGGLVPGPTFDPERRYGPVISAEQLERVEGYVERGRAEGANVVIGGGRFDEEAAGGGFWMRPTVFDGVRADHAIAREEIFGPVLAVQTFEDDEEAIALANDSDYGLAGAVWTTDVKRAHRVAAALEAGTIWVNTYHPLDAASPFGGFKQSGYGRELGQYALDLYTRVKSVWVDLH from the coding sequence ATGGCTGACGTGATTGCCGCCCCGCCCCGCTCGGCCGGCGGCGGGCAGTACATAGGGGGTGAGTGGGGCGACGCCTCCGGGCCCTCGTTCGACGTTCTGAACCCCGCGACGGGGGACAACGTCGACCGCATCGCCGCGGCGTCGGCGGGGGACGTGGACGCCGCGGTCTCGGCCGCGCGCGAGGCGCTGGCGGGGCCGTGGGCTGCCATGGACGCGCTCGACCGCGGCACCCTGCTGTGGCGCATCGCGGACGCCATCGAGGCGCGCGCGGACGACCTGGCGGCGCTGGAGACGCTGGACAACGGCAAGCCGCTGCGCGAGGCGGCCATCGACATCCGCCTGGTCGTGGACGTGTTTCGCTACTTCGCCGGCTGGGCCGGCAAGCTGAGCGGCCAGACCATCCCGGTGCGCGGCAAGGCGCTGAACTACACGACCCTGGAGCCGGTGGGAGTGGTGGCGGCGATCGTGCCCTGGAACTTCCCGCTGTCGATCGCCACGTGGAAGGTCGCCCCGGCGCTCGCGTGCGGAAACGCGGTGGTGCTAAAGCCGGCCGAGCAGACGCCGCTCACGGCGCTGGAGCTGGCCGCCATCGCCGCCGAGGCCGGACTGCCGGCGGGCGCGCTGAACGTCGTCAACGGCCCGGGCGAAAGCACGGGAGCCGCGCTCGTCGCGCACCCCGGCGTGGACAAGATCGCCTTCACGGGATCTACCGAGGTGGGCCGGATCATCATGCGCTCGGCCGCCGAGTCGCTCACCCAGGTGTCGCTGGAGTTGGGCGGCAAGTCGCCCAACATCGTCTTCGCCGACGCGGACCTGAAGGCCGCCTCGCGCGGCGCCTTCAACGGCATCTTCTACAACGCCGGACAGTGCTGCACCGCGGGCTCCCGCCTGATAGTCCACGCGTCGGCGAAGGACCAGCTCCTGGAGTTCCTGCGGGAGCGCGTGGGCGGGTTGGTCCCGGGCCCCACCTTCGACCCCGAGCGCCGCTACGGACCCGTCATATCCGCCGAGCAGCTCGAGCGCGTGGAGGGCTACGTCGAGCGGGGCCGCGCCGAGGGCGCCAACGTGGTGATCGGTGGAGGCAGATTCGACGAGGAGGCCGCCGGCGGCGGCTTCTGGATGCGACCGACAGTCTTCGACGGCGTGCGCGCCGACCACGCGATCGCCCGCGAGGAGATCTTCGGGCCCGTCCTGGCGGTGCAGACGTTCGAGGACGACGAGGAGGCGATCGCGCTCGCCAACGACTCCGACTACGGCCTGGCGGGCGCGGTGTGGACGACCGACGTGAAGCGCGCGCACCGCGTCGCCGCGGCGCTCGAGGCGGGCACCATCTGGGTCAACACCTACCACCCGCTGGACGCCGCCTCGCCGTTTGGCGGCTTCAAGCAGTCGGGCTACGGCCGCGAGCTGGGGCAGTACGCGCTCGACCTTTACACGCGCGTCAAGAGCGTGTGGGTGGACCTCCATTGA